Proteins co-encoded in one Acidobacteriota bacterium genomic window:
- the pyrR gene encoding bifunctional pyr operon transcriptional regulator/uracil phosphoribosyltransferase PyrR has translation MPIVMDAERVGRTLMRIAHEIVERTRAFDELALVGVRARGVPIARRLAQNIASIAGHEIPTGALDITLYRDDLMRQPVGPQPVVRKTEIPFSIDDRRILLVDDVLYTGRTVRAALDALIDFGRPRSIQLVVLVDRGHRELPIKADYVGKNLPTSPRQSVQVRLAEVDGRDEVSIEEEVAV, from the coding sequence ATGCCGATTGTAATGGACGCCGAGCGCGTCGGGCGCACGCTCATGCGCATCGCCCACGAGATCGTCGAGCGCACGCGCGCGTTCGACGAGCTGGCCCTTGTCGGCGTGCGCGCGCGCGGCGTGCCGATTGCCCGGCGCCTCGCGCAGAACATCGCGTCGATCGCCGGTCACGAGATTCCCACCGGCGCGCTCGACATCACGCTCTACCGCGACGACCTGATGCGCCAGCCCGTCGGCCCGCAGCCCGTCGTCCGCAAGACGGAAATCCCGTTCTCGATCGACGACCGGCGCATCCTGCTCGTGGACGACGTGCTGTACACCGGGCGCACCGTCCGCGCGGCGCTCGACGCGCTGATCGATTTCGGGCGGCCCCGCAGCATCCAGCTCGTCGTGCTCGTGGACCGCGGGCACCGGGAGCTGCCGATCAAGGCGGACTACGTCGGCAAGAACCTGCCGACCTCGCCGCGTCAGAGCGTCCAGGTCAGGCTGGCGGAGGTCGACGGCCGCGACGAGGTCAGCATCGAAGAAGAGGTGGCGGTATGA
- a CDS encoding glycosyltransferase family 4 protein, which translates to MFSLHVDTARTWRGGQAQVLMTVLGLRELGHRAVLVAHPDGVLRQRASEGHDLILFAPRSEMDLGAAWKLSRVIRQMSPDIIHAHDSHAVAMAASALSMASPRPCPPLVMSRRVDFHIRRNALSRWKYNQVDRFLCASDAIRRMLIDDGVAPERTAVVHDGVDLARLSAVPPASIHEAFWLPHHAPVVANAAALVPHKGQRHLVEAAKIVVREVPDARFVIFGEGELRESLERQIRSHALEKHVRLAGFRADVLSLCKTIDLFVMSSITEGLGSAVLEAMACRRAVVGTEAGGIPEAVVHGETGLLVPPRDDAAMADAIVRLLRDPAMRTTFGEAGYRRVEEHFSAERMVRRVLGVYEEHKGDSHTFLGRGFGKV; encoded by the coding sequence ATGTTCTCGCTCCACGTCGACACCGCGCGGACCTGGCGCGGCGGCCAGGCGCAGGTCCTCATGACCGTGCTCGGCCTGCGCGAGCTGGGGCACCGCGCCGTGCTCGTGGCGCACCCCGACGGCGTGCTTCGCCAGCGCGCCAGCGAGGGACACGATCTGATCCTGTTCGCGCCGCGAAGCGAGATGGATCTCGGCGCCGCGTGGAAGCTGTCGCGCGTCATCCGGCAGATGAGCCCCGACATCATCCACGCGCACGACTCGCACGCGGTGGCCATGGCCGCGTCCGCCCTCTCGATGGCATCTCCCAGGCCGTGCCCGCCGCTGGTGATGTCGCGCCGCGTGGACTTCCACATCCGCAGGAACGCGCTCTCGCGCTGGAAGTACAACCAGGTGGACCGGTTCCTCTGCGCGTCGGACGCGATCCGGCGCATGCTGATCGACGATGGAGTCGCGCCCGAGCGCACCGCGGTCGTGCACGACGGAGTGGACCTTGCGAGGCTGTCCGCCGTGCCGCCGGCAAGCATCCACGAGGCGTTCTGGCTGCCGCACCACGCGCCGGTCGTGGCCAACGCCGCCGCGCTCGTACCGCACAAGGGGCAGCGGCACCTGGTCGAGGCAGCGAAGATCGTGGTCCGCGAGGTGCCGGATGCGCGGTTCGTCATTTTCGGCGAGGGAGAGCTGCGCGAGTCGCTCGAGCGGCAGATCAGGTCTCACGCGCTCGAGAAGCACGTGCGGCTCGCGGGGTTTCGCGCCGACGTGCTGTCGCTCTGCAAGACGATCGATCTCTTCGTGATGAGCTCGATCACCGAGGGGCTCGGCAGCGCGGTCCTCGAGGCGATGGCGTGCCGCCGGGCGGTGGTGGGCACCGAGGCGGGCGGGATCCCGGAGGCCGTCGTGCACGGCGAGACCGGCCTCCTCGTGCCACCGCGCGACGATGCCGCGATGGCGGACGCGATCGTGCGGCTGCTGCGGGACCCGGCGATGCGCACGACGTTCGGCGAGGCCGGCTACCGGCGCGTCGAGGAACACTTCAGCGCTGAGCGGATGGTGAGGAGAGTGCTCGGCGTGTACGAGGAGCATAAGGGGGACAGTCACACTTTCCTGGGGCGCGGCTTCGGGAAAGTGTGA
- a CDS encoding TIGR02757 family protein, with amino-acid sequence MVALERYRSVLDAQYDDFNRTDSAADPVQLVRRYPDPGDLEIAGFCAAALAFGRVASVLQSIERLFAILGPSPRAFVRRFDPAAHPELLPLVHRWVGGRDLAALLLILRRMIEDAGSLEDFFLAEYSDADTDIAAALDAFCRRALECDLSAVYGRRRTRLGVRHFFPRPSGGSACKRLNLFLRWMVRRDAVDLGVWTRVPASKLVVPLDTHVIRLGRCLRLTTRATPGWKMAAEITAALRELSPEDPVRYDFSLCHIGMAGMCGYGTPRGNRDCPLKGVCRPVTR; translated from the coding sequence GTGGTAGCACTCGAGCGGTACCGGAGCGTCCTCGACGCCCAGTACGACGATTTCAACCGCACGGATTCCGCTGCGGATCCCGTCCAGCTCGTGCGGCGCTATCCGGATCCCGGTGACCTCGAGATCGCGGGTTTCTGCGCGGCGGCGCTCGCCTTCGGCCGCGTGGCGAGCGTCCTGCAATCGATCGAACGGCTGTTCGCGATCCTCGGCCCGTCTCCGCGCGCGTTCGTGCGGCGCTTCGACCCCGCGGCACACCCCGAGCTGCTGCCGCTCGTGCACCGGTGGGTGGGCGGGCGCGACCTCGCGGCGCTGCTGCTGATCCTCCGCCGCATGATCGAGGACGCCGGGTCGCTCGAAGACTTCTTCCTCGCGGAATACTCGGACGCCGACACGGATATCGCCGCGGCGCTCGACGCGTTCTGCCGCCGCGCGCTGGAGTGCGACCTCTCCGCCGTCTACGGCCGGCGGCGCACGCGCCTTGGCGTCCGCCATTTCTTCCCGCGCCCCTCCGGCGGCAGCGCCTGCAAGCGGTTGAACCTGTTCCTGCGCTGGATGGTGCGGCGCGACGCGGTGGACCTTGGCGTGTGGACGCGCGTGCCCGCGTCGAAGCTGGTGGTGCCGCTCGACACGCACGTGATCAGGCTGGGGCGCTGCCTGCGGCTGACCACGCGCGCGACGCCGGGGTGGAAGATGGCGGCCGAGATCACCGCGGCGCTCCGCGAGCTGTCACCGGAGGACCCGGTCCGCTACGACTTCTCGTTGTGCCACATCGGCATGGCGGGAATGTGCGGCTACGGCACGCCGCGCGGGAACCGAGACTGCCCGCTGAAGGGCGTCTGCCGGCCGGTGACGCGATAG
- a CDS encoding dihydroorotate dehydrogenase electron transfer subunit gives MPIDVEAAVVSNTTLSDDFNVLSLDAPGIAEAAQPGQFVMIKANDGTDPLLRRPFSIFQVLRDAAGRRTGFTVLNKRIGRGTSRLFDAARGARIACLGPLGRPFDLVAPGAEAWMVAGGVGLAPFATLAEALRERGTPMTLFYGARRACELFFVELFEQLGVRVVLATEDGSRGDHGRVTVPLKRALQQGGASARLFACGPTPMMNAVAALARAHGRPCTVSLEQVMGCGLGGCYSCVVGVRAEDGRTHLVRSCVDGPVFDARQIAWEELVH, from the coding sequence ATGCCCATCGACGTCGAGGCCGCGGTCGTCTCGAACACGACGCTCTCCGACGACTTCAACGTGCTTTCGCTCGACGCGCCCGGCATCGCGGAGGCGGCGCAGCCCGGCCAGTTCGTGATGATCAAGGCGAACGACGGCACCGACCCGCTGCTGCGGCGGCCGTTCTCGATCTTCCAGGTCCTGCGCGACGCCGCGGGACGTCGCACGGGCTTCACGGTGCTCAACAAGCGCATCGGGCGCGGCACCAGCCGGCTGTTCGACGCCGCGCGCGGCGCGCGCATCGCCTGCCTCGGCCCGCTCGGCCGCCCGTTCGACCTCGTCGCTCCGGGCGCAGAGGCCTGGATGGTCGCCGGCGGCGTCGGGCTGGCGCCGTTTGCCACGCTCGCCGAGGCGCTTCGAGAGCGCGGGACGCCGATGACGCTCTTCTACGGCGCGCGGCGCGCGTGCGAACTGTTTTTCGTCGAGCTGTTCGAACAGCTCGGCGTTCGCGTCGTGCTCGCCACCGAGGACGGCAGCCGCGGCGATCACGGCCGCGTGACCGTCCCGCTCAAGCGCGCGCTGCAGCAGGGGGGGGCGTCCGCGCGCCTGTTTGCCTGCGGCCCGACGCCGATGATGAACGCCGTCGCCGCGCTCGCGCGGGCGCACGGCCGGCCGTGCACCGTCTCGCTCGAACAGGTCATGGGCTGCGGCCTCGGCGGGTGCTACAGCTGCGTCGTCGGCGTTCGTGCGGAGGACGGCCGGACGCACCTCGTGCGGTCCTGCGTGGACGGCCCCGTCTTCGACGCGC
- a CDS encoding aspartate carbamoyltransferase catalytic subunit, which produces MTAEALPVAGTRSLRGRHLLGIQGLTQEEILLILDTADAMKEIASRPIKKVPTLRGRTVVNLFFEPSTRTRTSFEVAEKRLSADTLSIATAVSSVVKGETLVDTVLNLEAMSPDIIVMRHSSSGAAHLVARIGRSHVVNAGDGLHEHPTQALLDAFTIREHKGTIAGLKVAIVGDLFHSRVFRSNAILLDTLGAEVHVCAPATLLPPAIGRFGVRATTRIEEAVDGADVVMMLRIQQERMHGHFFPNTREYFEEFGLTPERAKLAKADAIIMHPGPMNRGVEIASEVADGPYSVILEQVANGVAVRMAVLYLLAGGGEEQAA; this is translated from the coding sequence ATGACGGCCGAAGCGCTTCCCGTCGCCGGGACGAGGTCGCTGCGCGGGCGCCACCTGCTGGGCATCCAGGGCCTGACGCAGGAGGAGATCCTCCTCATCCTCGACACCGCCGACGCGATGAAGGAAATCGCGTCGCGGCCGATCAAGAAGGTCCCGACGCTGCGCGGCCGGACGGTGGTGAACCTGTTCTTCGAGCCGAGCACGCGCACCCGCACGTCGTTCGAGGTGGCCGAGAAGCGTCTCAGCGCCGACACGCTGAGCATTGCGACGGCGGTGTCGAGCGTCGTGAAGGGGGAGACGCTCGTCGACACCGTGCTCAACCTCGAGGCGATGTCCCCCGACATCATCGTGATGCGCCACTCGTCGTCCGGTGCGGCCCACCTGGTCGCCCGGATCGGCCGATCGCACGTGGTGAACGCCGGCGACGGGCTCCACGAGCATCCCACGCAGGCGCTGCTCGACGCATTCACCATCCGCGAGCACAAGGGGACGATCGCCGGGCTGAAGGTCGCCATCGTCGGCGACCTGTTCCACAGCCGCGTTTTCCGGTCGAACGCGATTCTCCTCGACACGCTGGGCGCGGAGGTCCACGTGTGCGCGCCGGCCACGCTGCTGCCGCCCGCCATCGGGCGGTTCGGCGTCAGGGCGACCACGCGGATCGAAGAGGCGGTGGACGGGGCGGACGTGGTGATGATGCTGCGCATCCAGCAGGAGCGCATGCACGGCCACTTCTTCCCGAACACGCGCGAGTACTTCGAGGAGTTCGGCCTCACGCCCGAGCGGGCGAAGCTCGCGAAGGCGGACGCCATCATCATGCATCCGGGCCCCATGAACCGCGGCGTGGAGATCGCGTCCGAGGTGGCCGACGGGCCCTATTCCGTCATCCTCGAGCAGGTGGCGAACGGCGTGGCCGTGCGCATGGCGGTGCTGTACCTGCTCGCAGGCGGCGGCGAAGAACAGGCGGCGTGA
- a CDS encoding alkaline phosphatase family protein, translating to MRYLRLLANAVVTGLIGAAYLTVLILQLNPHVPLHSRVVAEWYAAVALLYGLHLAIAGYLVMMLLEIVGLPVSAPAWISVRLQAWTGTVLCSATALLMWMNLRAFSVTIGDEAAQRMAAGAVGATGVAVVLLSIAIIYYSVGRRGSRAAAAVLGISLATSMALPLAVRGVGERRPIVARRLDLSPAERPAAGAGRVVLILLEGASLEYLWPRAAEGRFPNFGRILDRGAAMDLATLRPTQPEPVWTAVATGKYPPENGVPSGATYYVRSREADVELLPDYCLAHALVRFGVVRTAPHSSASWRARPLWELAGSRGLRTGIVRWPVTYPAHAVNGFIISDRLHLVSRSLVRLADESIAYPADLLPAARAAFSEGPAIVEIAPIPANASGSGLETVQDQPTRWDRIYGRLARDVAAQQSPDILAIRYTGLDAVGHTYLRYATPRAFGDVPETELRAFGGVLDRYYAFLDAEVGAALEGLGPGDLLLIVSGFGMEPMTVPKRVLARVLGDARMSGTHERAPDGFLLAYGTHVRSGKIQRGAVVDVTPTILYYLGLPVGRDMDGYARADLFEKEFSESRPIVFIPSYDR from the coding sequence GTGCGCTACCTCCGCCTGCTCGCGAACGCCGTCGTCACGGGTCTCATCGGCGCCGCGTATCTCACCGTCCTGATCCTCCAGCTCAATCCGCACGTGCCGCTGCACAGCCGCGTCGTGGCGGAGTGGTACGCGGCCGTCGCGCTGCTCTACGGGCTGCACCTCGCGATCGCCGGATATCTCGTGATGATGCTGCTGGAGATCGTGGGCCTGCCGGTGAGCGCGCCGGCGTGGATCAGCGTGCGGCTGCAGGCGTGGACCGGCACGGTGCTGTGCTCGGCGACCGCGCTGCTGATGTGGATGAACCTGCGCGCGTTCTCGGTGACCATCGGAGACGAGGCGGCGCAGCGCATGGCCGCGGGGGCGGTGGGTGCCACCGGCGTCGCCGTCGTGCTGCTGTCGATCGCGATCATTTACTACTCGGTCGGCCGTCGGGGAAGCCGCGCCGCCGCCGCGGTGCTGGGGATCTCGCTGGCAACCTCCATGGCGCTCCCGCTCGCCGTGCGCGGTGTGGGCGAGCGGCGGCCGATCGTGGCGCGACGGCTCGATCTGTCGCCGGCTGAGAGGCCGGCGGCAGGCGCCGGACGCGTCGTGCTGATCCTGCTCGAGGGCGCCTCGCTGGAGTACCTGTGGCCGCGCGCGGCGGAAGGGCGGTTCCCAAACTTCGGCCGCATCCTCGACCGCGGGGCGGCGATGGACCTGGCCACGCTCAGGCCCACGCAGCCCGAGCCAGTGTGGACCGCGGTCGCCACCGGAAAGTACCCGCCGGAGAACGGCGTGCCGAGCGGCGCCACGTACTACGTGCGATCGCGCGAGGCCGATGTCGAGCTGCTGCCCGATTACTGCCTGGCGCACGCGCTGGTGCGCTTTGGCGTCGTCCGGACGGCGCCGCATTCGTCGGCATCATGGCGCGCCCGCCCGCTCTGGGAGCTTGCGGGCAGCCGCGGGCTGCGCACCGGCATCGTGCGCTGGCCCGTCACGTATCCGGCGCATGCGGTCAACGGGTTCATCATTTCCGATCGCCTTCACCTGGTGTCACGATCGCTGGTGCGGCTGGCGGACGAATCGATTGCGTACCCGGCGGATCTGCTCCCGGCGGCTCGCGCGGCGTTCTCCGAGGGGCCGGCGATTGTCGAGATCGCGCCAATCCCGGCCAATGCGTCCGGCAGCGGCCTCGAGACGGTCCAGGACCAGCCGACGCGGTGGGATCGAATCTACGGCCGCCTGGCGCGCGACGTCGCCGCGCAGCAATCCCCGGACATTCTGGCGATTCGCTACACGGGGCTCGACGCCGTCGGCCACACGTATCTCCGTTACGCGACGCCCCGCGCCTTTGGCGACGTGCCGGAAACGGAGCTGAGGGCGTTTGGCGGCGTGCTCGACCGGTATTACGCGTTTCTCGACGCGGAGGTCGGTGCCGCGCTCGAGGGCCTGGGTCCCGGCGACCTGTTGCTCATTGTCTCGGGATTCGGGATGGAGCCGATGACGGTGCCCAAGCGCGTGCTCGCGCGCGTCCTCGGCGACGCGCGGATGAGCGGCACGCACGAGCGCGCGCCCGACGGCTTCCTGCTGGCCTACGGTACGCACGTGCGTTCGGGCAAGATCCAGCGCGGTGCGGTCGTGGACGTGACGCCGACGATCCTCTACTACCTGGGGCTCCCGGTCGGCCGCGACATGGATGGGTACGCGCGCGCCGACCTGTTCGAGAAGGAGTTCTCGGAGAGCCGGCCGATCGTGTTCATCCCGTCGTACGATCGGTGA
- a CDS encoding dihydroorotase, with the protein MKLLLKGGHVVDPVRGLNGPADVLVEGERIARVGTSIPGDGASIVEVPAGWLVVPGLIDMHVHLREPGQEHKETVATGTAAAVAGGFTAVACMPNTEPVNDHAAVTELILRRAAEAGQARVYPIGAVSRGSKGEQLADIAELKRAGCVAISDDGRPVATALLMRRALEYAGMFGMPVIDHCEDSSLKADGVAHEGYHASRLGLRGIPAAAEALMVERDVTLADVAGAPVHIAHMSVRGSLRAVRAGKERGVRVTCEVTPHHLVLTDEALEGYDTNVKMNPPLRDLADRDALIEGLADGSIDAIATDHAPHHYDEKLVEFDRAPFGIVGLETAVALVFDRLVHAGRITVNRMIELMSVNPARILNVPGGTLAGGAPADITLLAPDMPTTISAAALRSKSKNTPFDGWTLRGGVAATIVGGRLVYVNPGAPGAANLEGRRVAAG; encoded by the coding sequence GTGAAACTGCTGTTGAAGGGAGGGCACGTCGTCGACCCCGTGCGCGGGCTGAACGGGCCGGCGGACGTGCTCGTCGAGGGAGAGCGCATCGCGCGGGTGGGCACCTCCATCCCCGGCGATGGCGCGTCGATCGTCGAGGTGCCGGCTGGCTGGCTGGTGGTGCCCGGGCTCATCGACATGCACGTGCACCTGCGCGAGCCCGGCCAGGAGCACAAGGAGACGGTAGCGACCGGCACGGCGGCGGCCGTGGCCGGCGGCTTCACCGCCGTCGCCTGCATGCCGAATACCGAGCCGGTGAACGACCACGCGGCGGTGACGGAGCTGATCCTCCGGCGCGCCGCGGAAGCAGGGCAGGCGCGCGTGTATCCCATCGGCGCGGTCTCGCGCGGATCGAAGGGAGAGCAGCTTGCCGACATCGCCGAGCTGAAGCGCGCAGGGTGCGTCGCGATCTCCGACGACGGCCGGCCGGTCGCGACCGCGCTGCTGATGCGCCGCGCGCTCGAGTACGCGGGCATGTTCGGCATGCCGGTGATCGACCACTGCGAGGACTCGTCGCTGAAGGCCGACGGCGTGGCGCACGAGGGCTACCACGCGTCCCGCCTGGGGCTCCGCGGCATCCCGGCCGCCGCAGAGGCCCTGATGGTCGAGCGCGACGTCACGCTCGCGGACGTGGCCGGCGCGCCGGTGCACATTGCACACATGAGCGTGCGCGGCTCGCTGCGCGCGGTGCGTGCGGGGAAAGAGCGCGGCGTGCGCGTGACCTGCGAGGTGACCCCGCATCACCTGGTGCTGACCGACGAGGCGCTCGAGGGCTACGACACGAACGTGAAGATGAACCCGCCGCTGCGCGACCTGGCGGATCGCGATGCGTTGATCGAGGGGCTCGCGGATGGGTCGATCGACGCCATCGCGACCGACCACGCGCCGCACCACTACGACGAGAAGCTCGTGGAGTTCGACCGCGCCCCCTTTGGCATCGTCGGCCTCGAGACCGCGGTGGCGCTGGTCTTCGATCGCCTCGTGCACGCGGGACGAATCACCGTGAATCGGATGATCGAGCTCATGTCGGTCAACCCGGCCAGGATTCTCAACGTCCCCGGCGGCACGCTCGCCGGCGGCGCGCCGGCCGACATCACGCTTCTCGCGCCAGACATGCCGACGACGATCTCGGCCGCGGCGCTGCGATCGAAGTCGAAGAACACGCCGTTCGATGGCTGGACGCTGCGCGGCGGCGTGGCGGCGACGATCGTGGGCGGCCGTCTCGTGTACGTGAATCCCGGCGCGCCGGGCGCCGCGAACCTGGAGGGCAGACGTGTCGCGGCTGGATGA